Proteins encoded in a region of the Ralstonia pseudosolanacearum genome:
- the pncA gene encoding bifunctional nicotinamidase/pyrazinamidase, whose product MHPTATDCLLVMDVQNDFLPGGALAVPDGDRVIPVINRLAQAFGRVVLTQDWHPRDHISFAANHPGAQPFGMIDLPYGQQVLWPVHCVQHSTGAALADALDVPHAQLIVRKGYHRYIDSYSAFFEADRTTPTGLLGYLRELGIRRVFCAGLATDFCVAWSALDARAAGLEVTVVEDACRAIDLDGSLAQAWQRMTDAGIARLRASDVQHG is encoded by the coding sequence ATGCATCCCACCGCCACCGACTGCCTGCTGGTCATGGACGTGCAGAACGACTTTCTGCCCGGCGGTGCGCTGGCCGTGCCGGACGGCGACCGGGTGATTCCGGTCATCAACCGGCTGGCCCAGGCGTTCGGGCGCGTGGTGCTGACGCAGGACTGGCACCCGCGCGACCACATTTCGTTCGCCGCCAACCACCCCGGCGCGCAACCGTTCGGCATGATCGACCTGCCGTACGGACAGCAGGTGCTGTGGCCGGTGCACTGCGTGCAGCACAGCACCGGCGCGGCGCTGGCCGACGCGTTGGACGTGCCGCATGCGCAGCTGATCGTGCGCAAGGGCTATCACCGGTACATTGACAGCTACTCCGCCTTCTTCGAGGCGGACCGCACCACGCCCACCGGCTTGCTCGGCTATCTGCGCGAGCTCGGGATCCGGCGCGTGTTTTGCGCCGGACTGGCCACGGATTTCTGCGTGGCGTGGTCGGCGCTGGATGCGCGGGCGGCGGGGCTGGAGGTGACCGTGGTCGAAGACGCCTGCCGCGCCATCGACCTCGACGGCTCGCTGGCGCAGGCCTGGCAGCGCATGACGGACGCCGGCATCGCGCGGCTACGGGCCAGCGACGTCCAGCACGGATAA
- a CDS encoding 3-hydroxyacyl-CoA dehydrogenase NAD-binding domain-containing protein has product MTAEYKVQDGVAVITLSNPPVNGLGHATRLGIVEGMVRAGDDPDVKAIVITGAGKVFSGGADIREFNTPKAMQEPTLHAVIQAVESSGKPVVAAIHSVAMGGGLELAMGCHYRVAAPGAQIALPEVKLGILPGAGGTQRLPRAIGLEPALNMIVSGTAVPSEQLAKSGLFDQMIEGDLMAGAIGFALKAAAEGKLPKLRDRKVEHDNPEGFLQFARNTVAAVAKNFPAPGKCVDAVQAAVEKRFDDGIKFERDLFIALVNTTESRALRHAFFGERAASKIPDVPEDTPVRKVETVAVIGAGTMGGGIAMNFLNAGIPVTILETKQEALDRGIATIRKNYENSAKKGKLTPEKVEARMALLKPTLSYDDIRDADLVIEAVFEDMGVKETVFKTLDAVAKPGAILASNTSTLDVDRIAGFTQRPQDVVGMHFFSPANVMKLLEVVRGRATAKDVLATVMKLAKAIKKTAVVSGVCDGFIGNRMIEQYSRQAGYLLDEGALPEQVDRAVEKFGFAMGPFRMGDLAGNDIGWAIRKRRAVDKPDIVYSKTADLLCEKGRYGQKTGAGWYDYKAGDRKPYPSQAVNDMILQHSKDLGITRRKISDEEIVERLVFALVNEGAKILEEGIASKASDIDMVYLTGYGFPLFRGGPMLYADTVGLYNVAQAMRRYGKGYHGEAWKPAPLLQKLADAGQGFNG; this is encoded by the coding sequence ATGACAGCGGAGTACAAGGTCCAGGACGGCGTTGCCGTGATCACGCTCAGCAACCCGCCGGTCAACGGTCTGGGTCACGCCACGCGCCTCGGCATCGTCGAGGGCATGGTCCGGGCCGGTGACGACCCCGACGTCAAGGCCATCGTGATCACCGGTGCCGGCAAGGTCTTCTCGGGCGGCGCCGACATCCGCGAGTTCAACACGCCCAAGGCCATGCAGGAGCCGACGCTGCATGCCGTCATCCAGGCGGTGGAGTCGAGCGGCAAGCCGGTGGTCGCGGCCATCCATTCGGTGGCGATGGGCGGCGGGCTGGAGCTGGCGATGGGCTGCCACTACCGCGTGGCCGCGCCGGGCGCGCAGATCGCGCTGCCCGAGGTGAAGCTGGGCATCCTGCCGGGGGCGGGCGGCACGCAGCGCCTGCCGCGCGCGATCGGCCTGGAGCCGGCGCTGAACATGATCGTCTCCGGCACGGCCGTGCCGTCGGAACAGCTGGCCAAGAGCGGCCTGTTCGATCAGATGATCGAGGGCGACCTGATGGCCGGCGCGATCGGCTTCGCGCTCAAGGCAGCGGCCGAAGGCAAGCTGCCGAAGCTGCGCGACCGCAAGGTCGAGCACGACAACCCCGAAGGCTTCCTGCAGTTCGCCCGCAATACCGTGGCGGCGGTGGCCAAGAACTTCCCGGCGCCGGGCAAGTGCGTCGACGCCGTGCAGGCCGCCGTCGAAAAACGCTTCGACGACGGCATCAAGTTCGAGCGCGACCTGTTCATCGCACTGGTGAACACCACCGAATCGCGCGCGCTGCGCCACGCCTTCTTCGGCGAGCGCGCCGCCAGCAAGATCCCCGACGTGCCGGAAGACACGCCGGTGCGCAAGGTGGAAACGGTGGCCGTGATCGGCGCCGGCACCATGGGCGGCGGCATCGCGATGAACTTCCTGAACGCGGGCATCCCGGTCACGATCCTGGAGACCAAGCAGGAAGCGCTGGACCGCGGCATCGCCACCATCCGCAAGAACTACGAGAACAGCGCCAAGAAGGGCAAGCTGACGCCGGAGAAGGTCGAGGCGCGCATGGCGCTGCTCAAGCCGACGCTCTCGTATGACGACATCCGCGACGCCGACCTCGTCATCGAGGCCGTGTTCGAGGACATGGGCGTCAAGGAGACCGTGTTCAAGACGCTGGACGCGGTCGCCAAGCCGGGCGCGATCCTGGCGTCGAACACCTCCACGCTGGATGTCGACCGGATCGCCGGCTTCACCCAGCGCCCGCAGGACGTGGTCGGCATGCACTTCTTCAGCCCGGCCAACGTGATGAAGCTGCTGGAAGTCGTGCGCGGCAGGGCAACGGCCAAGGATGTGCTGGCCACCGTCATGAAGCTGGCCAAGGCCATCAAGAAGACGGCCGTGGTCTCGGGCGTGTGCGACGGCTTCATCGGCAACCGCATGATCGAGCAGTACAGCCGCCAGGCCGGCTACCTGCTGGACGAAGGCGCGCTGCCCGAGCAGGTGGACCGCGCCGTCGAGAAGTTCGGCTTTGCCATGGGCCCGTTCCGCATGGGCGACCTGGCCGGCAACGACATCGGCTGGGCCATCCGCAAACGCCGCGCGGTGGACAAGCCGGATATCGTCTACTCCAAGACCGCCGACCTGCTGTGCGAGAAGGGCCGCTACGGCCAGAAGACCGGCGCCGGCTGGTACGACTACAAGGCGGGCGACCGCAAGCCGTATCCGTCGCAGGCGGTCAACGACATGATCCTCCAGCACTCGAAGGATCTGGGCATCACGCGCCGCAAGATCTCGGATGAGGAGATCGTCGAGCGCCTGGTGTTCGCACTGGTTAATGAGGGCGCGAAGATCCTGGAAGAGGGCATCGCCTCCAAGGCGTCGGACATCGACATGGTCTACCTGACCGGCTACGGCTTCCCGCTGTTCCGGGGCGGCCCGATGCTCTACGCCGACACCGTGGGTCTGTACAACGTCGCCCAGGCCATGCGCCGCTACGGCAAGGGCTACCACGGCGAAGCCTGGAAGCCGGCGCCGCTGCTGCAGAAGCTGGCCGACGCCGGCCAGGGCTTCAACGGCTGA
- a CDS encoding amino acid permease, with the protein MSEHTTASAGTPGLRRTLRARHLTMIAIGGSIGTGLFVASGASVSQAGPGGALAAYMLIGTMVYCLMTSLGELAAYMPVPGSFATYGARYVDEGFGFALGWNYWYNWAVTIAVELAAAQLVMHYWFPEVPGVLWSAGFLAVMFLLNAISVRGFGEAEYWFALIKVVTVLCFIAIGLAMIFGIIQGAPASGLHNLTIGEAPFVGGLPAMIGVAMIAGFSFQGTELIGVAAGESADPARTIPRAVRQVFWRILLFYVLAIFIIGALVPYTDPNLLSTEVANIGVSPFTLVFRHAGLAFAAGLMNAVILTAVLSAGNSGMYASTRMLYNLATEGRAPRLFARLSKNGVPRNALLATTAVGALCFLSSLYGDKTVYLWLLNTSGMTGFVAWLGIAISHYRFRKGLVLQGHDPAHLPYRSPFFPYGPLFAFGLCLVITLGQNYQAFASGRVDWAEVTATYIGIPIFFAVWLGYRLVRGGGIIRYQDMHFPRPPVTRDPLTEAPAASGLPAAATSPQR; encoded by the coding sequence ATGTCAGAACACACCACCGCGTCCGCCGGGACGCCGGGCTTGCGCCGGACGTTGCGTGCGCGCCACCTCACTATGATCGCCATCGGCGGGTCGATCGGCACCGGGCTGTTCGTCGCCTCGGGCGCGTCGGTGTCGCAGGCCGGCCCCGGCGGCGCGCTGGCGGCCTACATGCTGATCGGGACGATGGTCTACTGCCTGATGACCAGCCTCGGCGAGCTCGCCGCCTACATGCCGGTGCCGGGCTCGTTCGCCACCTACGGCGCGCGCTACGTGGACGAAGGCTTCGGCTTCGCGCTGGGCTGGAACTACTGGTACAACTGGGCGGTGACGATCGCGGTGGAGCTCGCCGCCGCGCAGCTGGTCATGCACTACTGGTTTCCCGAGGTGCCGGGCGTGCTGTGGAGCGCGGGCTTCCTGGCGGTGATGTTCCTGCTCAACGCGATCTCCGTGCGCGGCTTCGGCGAGGCGGAATACTGGTTCGCGCTCATCAAGGTCGTCACCGTGCTGTGCTTCATCGCGATCGGCCTGGCGATGATCTTCGGCATCATCCAGGGCGCGCCGGCATCGGGCCTGCACAACCTGACCATCGGCGAGGCGCCGTTCGTGGGCGGGCTGCCGGCGATGATCGGCGTGGCGATGATCGCCGGGTTCTCGTTCCAGGGCACCGAGCTGATCGGCGTGGCGGCGGGCGAGTCGGCCGACCCGGCGCGCACCATTCCGCGCGCGGTCCGGCAGGTGTTCTGGCGCATCCTGCTGTTCTATGTGCTGGCGATCTTCATCATCGGCGCGCTGGTGCCGTACACCGATCCGAATCTGCTGTCGACGGAGGTCGCCAACATCGGCGTGAGCCCGTTCACGCTGGTCTTCCGCCATGCCGGCCTGGCCTTTGCCGCCGGGCTGATGAACGCGGTGATCCTGACGGCGGTGCTGTCGGCGGGCAATTCGGGCATGTATGCGTCCACGCGCATGCTCTACAACCTTGCCACCGAGGGCCGCGCGCCGCGCCTGTTCGCGCGGCTGTCGAAGAACGGCGTGCCGCGCAACGCGCTGCTGGCCACCACCGCCGTGGGCGCGCTGTGCTTCCTGAGCTCGCTGTACGGCGACAAGACCGTCTATCTGTGGCTGCTCAACACCTCGGGCATGACCGGCTTCGTCGCGTGGCTGGGCATCGCGATCAGCCATTACCGCTTCCGCAAGGGCCTGGTGCTGCAGGGCCACGACCCGGCGCACCTGCCCTACCGCTCGCCGTTCTTCCCGTACGGCCCGCTGTTCGCGTTCGGGCTGTGCCTGGTCATCACCCTGGGCCAGAACTACCAGGCCTTCGCCAGCGGCCGGGTCGACTGGGCCGAGGTGACCGCCACCTATATCGGCATCCCGATCTTCTTCGCGGTCTGGCTCGGCTACCGGCTGGTGCGCGGCGGCGGCATCATCCGCTATCAAGACATGCACTTCCCGCGCCCGCCCGTCACGCGCGACCCGCTGACCGAGGCGCCCGCCGCCTCCGGGCTGCCGGCCGCCGCGACGAGCCCGCAGCGTTGA
- a CDS encoding amino acid permease, with the protein MHTPITPTGLEGQSELRRRLRARHLTMIALGGAIGTGLFVASGASIAQAGPGGALFTYTLIGAMVYCLMTSLGELAVHLPVSGSFVTYSRLYVEEGFGFALGWNYWFALAVSVAVELAAAQLVMKYWFPGVSGMIWSAAFLLLMFVLNAFSVRGFGEAEYWFSMIKVVTIVVFLLIGLAMIFGIMKGGPQSGWHNFTVGDAPFVGGLPAMIGVAMIAGFSFQGVETIGVAAGEAENPAQTIPRGIRQTFWRILLFYVLAILIIAVLLPYTDPNLLRNEATDIGVSPFALVFQHAGLAFAAGMMNAVVLTALLSSGTSSLYVSTRILYDLALEGQAPKWFTKVSGNGVPHRALLATSAVGALCFFSSLFGDQVVYLWLLNTSAVTCFIAWFGIALAHYRFRKGFLHQGHTVDQLEYRSPFFPFGPILVAALCVVIILGQNTKALFAPIDNFGPFVATYCGVFLFVVIWLGYRWRYKTRFVRYEQMQFSPRHIRATQAGDDGAALPGVAAD; encoded by the coding sequence ATGCATACACCGATCACCCCCACCGGCCTCGAGGGCCAGTCCGAACTGCGCCGGCGCCTGCGCGCACGCCACCTGACGATGATCGCCCTCGGCGGCGCCATCGGCACCGGGCTGTTCGTCGCCTCCGGCGCCTCCATCGCGCAGGCCGGCCCGGGCGGCGCCCTGTTCACCTACACGCTGATCGGCGCGATGGTCTACTGCCTGATGACGAGCCTCGGCGAACTGGCGGTGCACCTGCCGGTGTCGGGCTCCTTCGTCACGTACAGCCGGCTGTACGTGGAGGAAGGGTTCGGCTTTGCGCTGGGGTGGAACTACTGGTTCGCGCTGGCGGTGTCCGTGGCGGTGGAGCTGGCGGCGGCGCAACTGGTGATGAAGTACTGGTTCCCCGGCGTCTCGGGCATGATCTGGAGTGCCGCCTTCCTGCTACTGATGTTCGTGCTCAACGCGTTCTCGGTGCGCGGCTTCGGCGAGGCGGAATACTGGTTCTCGATGATCAAGGTGGTGACCATCGTCGTGTTCCTGCTGATCGGCCTGGCGATGATCTTCGGCATCATGAAAGGCGGGCCGCAGTCGGGCTGGCACAACTTCACGGTGGGCGACGCGCCATTTGTGGGCGGGCTGCCGGCGATGATCGGGGTGGCGATGATCGCCGGGTTCTCGTTCCAGGGCGTCGAGACCATCGGCGTGGCCGCCGGCGAGGCCGAGAACCCCGCCCAGACCATTCCGCGCGGCATCCGCCAGACCTTCTGGCGCATCCTGCTGTTCTACGTGCTGGCGATCCTGATCATCGCCGTGCTGCTGCCGTACACCGATCCGAACCTGCTGCGCAACGAGGCCACCGACATCGGCGTGAGCCCGTTCGCGCTGGTGTTCCAGCATGCCGGCCTCGCCTTCGCCGCCGGCATGATGAACGCGGTGGTGCTGACCGCGCTGCTGTCGTCCGGCACCTCGAGCCTGTATGTGTCGACGCGCATCCTCTACGACCTCGCGCTCGAAGGCCAGGCGCCAAAGTGGTTCACCAAGGTTTCGGGCAACGGCGTGCCGCACCGGGCGCTGCTGGCCACCTCGGCGGTGGGCGCGCTGTGCTTCTTCAGCTCGCTCTTCGGCGACCAGGTCGTGTACCTGTGGCTGCTCAACACCTCGGCGGTGACGTGCTTCATCGCCTGGTTCGGCATCGCGCTGGCGCACTACCGCTTCCGCAAGGGCTTTCTGCATCAGGGCCACACGGTCGATCAACTCGAATACCGCTCGCCCTTCTTCCCGTTCGGGCCGATCCTGGTGGCGGCCCTGTGCGTGGTCATCATCCTCGGGCAGAACACCAAGGCGCTGTTCGCGCCGATCGACAACTTCGGCCCCTTCGTCGCCACGTATTGCGGGGTGTTTCTGTTCGTGGTGATCTGGCTGGGGTACCGGTGGCGCTACAAGACGCGGTTTGTGCGCTACGAGCAGATGCAGTTCAGCCCGCGGCACATCCGGGCGACGCAGGCCGGGGATGACGGGGCCGCGCTGCCGGGCGTGGCCGCGGATTAG
- a CDS encoding glycosyl hydrolase family 28 protein, with product MRKRRMGRSVARLLAAMLAGALAACGSGEGDSASGLSVSGGTAQTTTQTVGSTCSSVNVQATSGTRSTVPQHPCVPALAYDDTSITLAWNKPDIYANVVDYNVYMNGAKLGSASENNAAHSVAKRYIDRFYAEDTAGFHTRMTFHSFRVAGLAPDTAYTFTIRSVDRSGKESADSVPVVHKTAAAFTRVYNVAKLGARGDGAMLNTAVIQKAIDDCAGTSTTAYGCKVLIPADDAGGAVFVSGALFLRSNMTLEIAEGATLRGSADAADYPLAKGYQLYSYFTNVTDDRRPPSLLNTLSPKRMNGATALADHQGYDDRRGVFSNIRVTGKGTLDGSGWVRRGTDTIDEVGNRLASFAPGNASKWSSLGVLAKRQMLAAQAEAGGTLDSTQNANYYSNRRSSLATFRGTRNLYFGDLTLTNPALHGVMFIESDNMVFANTVTQTFDINNADGVEFGNSSNAVVFNNFIDSGDDNINFAAGQGKNYEGGTPQQYAWIFNNYMREGHGGVVAGSHTGAWIQDILAEDNVMFMTDNGLRLKSTPATGGGARRIVFRDTAMREVGTKNSVSAGGQTFANNTNGSPFILTLSYSAGSNVFNNAAASAQFRDITVNRVTIDNGNPGTGGAMILVDGYDGTDSSLGYPETFHENVRFDTVSITRAKPASISRLKDSAFKDMTITNWGTAATPWSIRDASGLTFSNVKPAP from the coding sequence ATGCGAAAAAGAAGAATGGGGCGTAGTGTCGCCCGGCTGCTGGCGGCGATGCTGGCCGGTGCGTTGGCAGCCTGCGGCTCGGGCGAGGGCGACAGCGCTTCCGGCTTGTCCGTTTCAGGCGGCACCGCGCAGACGACCACGCAGACGGTAGGCTCGACTTGTTCCTCGGTCAATGTGCAGGCCACCAGCGGCACCCGCTCGACCGTGCCTCAGCATCCGTGCGTGCCGGCGCTCGCCTATGACGACACCAGCATCACGCTGGCCTGGAACAAGCCGGACATCTATGCCAATGTGGTCGATTACAACGTCTACATGAACGGCGCGAAACTCGGCAGCGCATCGGAAAACAATGCGGCGCATTCCGTCGCGAAACGCTATATCGACCGCTTTTATGCGGAGGACACGGCGGGTTTTCACACCAGAATGACCTTTCACAGCTTTCGCGTGGCGGGGCTGGCCCCGGATACGGCTTATACCTTCACCATCCGATCGGTAGATCGGTCCGGAAAGGAATCCGCCGACAGCGTGCCCGTCGTGCACAAGACCGCCGCCGCTTTCACGCGCGTTTATAACGTGGCGAAACTGGGCGCCAGGGGCGATGGCGCGATGCTGAATACGGCCGTCATCCAGAAGGCGATCGACGACTGCGCCGGCACGTCCACCACGGCGTACGGGTGCAAGGTGCTGATTCCCGCCGACGATGCAGGCGGCGCCGTGTTTGTGAGCGGCGCCCTGTTCCTGCGAAGCAACATGACGCTGGAGATCGCCGAGGGCGCGACGTTGCGCGGGTCGGCCGACGCGGCGGATTACCCGCTCGCCAAGGGGTACCAGCTGTACAGCTATTTCACCAACGTGACGGACGATCGCCGTCCGCCGTCGTTGCTGAATACGCTCAGTCCCAAGCGCATGAACGGCGCGACGGCGTTGGCCGACCACCAGGGCTACGACGACAGGCGCGGGGTGTTCAGCAACATCCGGGTCACCGGCAAGGGCACGCTGGACGGCAGCGGATGGGTGCGCCGCGGCACCGACACGATCGATGAGGTCGGCAACCGTCTGGCCAGCTTCGCGCCCGGCAATGCCAGCAAGTGGAGCTCCCTCGGCGTGCTGGCCAAGCGCCAGATGCTCGCGGCCCAGGCCGAAGCCGGGGGTACGCTCGACTCGACCCAGAACGCGAACTACTACAGCAACCGCCGCTCGAGCCTTGCCACCTTTCGCGGGACGCGCAACCTCTATTTCGGCGATCTGACGCTGACCAACCCCGCGCTCCATGGCGTCATGTTCATCGAGAGCGACAACATGGTGTTCGCCAACACGGTCACGCAGACGTTCGATATCAACAACGCGGACGGCGTGGAATTCGGCAACAGCAGCAATGCCGTCGTGTTCAACAATTTCATCGACAGCGGCGACGACAACATCAACTTTGCCGCCGGCCAGGGCAAGAACTACGAGGGGGGCACGCCTCAGCAGTACGCCTGGATCTTCAACAACTACATGCGCGAGGGCCACGGGGGCGTGGTGGCCGGCAGCCATACCGGCGCGTGGATCCAGGACATCCTTGCCGAGGACAACGTGATGTTCATGACCGACAACGGGCTGCGCCTCAAGAGCACGCCGGCCACGGGCGGCGGCGCGCGGCGCATCGTATTCCGCGACACCGCCATGCGGGAGGTCGGCACCAAGAACAGCGTGTCGGCAGGGGGGCAGACCTTCGCCAACAACACCAATGGCAGCCCGTTCATCCTCACGTTGTCGTATAGCGCCGGCAGCAACGTGTTCAACAACGCAGCCGCCTCGGCCCAATTTCGCGACATCACCGTCAATCGGGTGACGATCGACAACGGCAATCCGGGCACCGGCGGGGCGATGATCCTGGTGGACGGCTATGACGGCACCGATTCGTCGCTGGGCTATCCCGAAACGTTCCACGAGAACGTGCGGTTCGATACGGTGAGCATCACCCGCGCGAAGCCCGCCAGCATCAGCCGCCTCAAGGACAGTGCCTTCAAGGACATGACGATCACGAACTGGGGCACGGCGGCGACGCCCTGGTCGATTCGCGACGCTTCCGGGCTGACCTTCAGCAATGTGAAGCCGGCGCCCTAA
- the ltrA gene encoding group II intron reverse transcriptase/maturase: MGTALDGIRQTAKGRPGVKFTTLMHHIYAVERLRAAYFALERKAAAGVDGQTWQSYGENLEARLPDLSDRLARGAYRPQPVRRVYIDKADGSKRPLGVPALEDKLVQIATVEVLNAIYEQDFLGFSYGFRPGKSAHNALDAVSVGVEKRKVNWILDADISKFYDTIEHDWLMRFIEHRVADTRVVRLIKKWLHAGVLEDGRLTQSEVGTVQGGSISPLLSNIYLHYAFDLWVKQWRARHAEGDVVVVRYADDWVAGFQYIGDAERFQREVTERLARFGLKLHEGKTRLIEFGRFARQNCRRRGGGKPQTFDFLGFTHCCGKTRKGGFAVLRLTSAKRMRAKLLALKEQLRRRMHQSIAEQGKYLAAVVAGHVRYFGVPRNGQRIGRFRSHVARLWYRVLRRRSQKSRLRWPQMSRLVEHWLPPTHICHPYPNQRLIVTTQGRSRMR; encoded by the coding sequence ATGGGAACGGCGCTCGACGGCATACGACAGACGGCCAAAGGCCGACCGGGTGTGAAGTTCACCACCCTGATGCATCACATCTACGCGGTCGAACGTCTGCGGGCAGCCTACTTTGCGCTGGAGCGCAAGGCGGCAGCCGGGGTGGACGGCCAGACGTGGCAGTCGTACGGGGAGAATCTGGAAGCGCGGCTTCCGGACCTGTCCGACCGGCTGGCCCGAGGGGCTTACCGGCCCCAGCCTGTGAGGCGCGTGTACATCGACAAGGCCGACGGCAGCAAACGCCCACTGGGCGTGCCTGCGCTGGAGGACAAGCTCGTCCAGATTGCCACGGTCGAAGTGCTCAACGCGATTTACGAACAGGACTTCCTCGGGTTCAGCTACGGCTTCCGTCCTGGCAAGAGTGCGCACAACGCGCTGGACGCCGTGAGCGTGGGTGTGGAGAAGAGGAAGGTGAACTGGATACTTGATGCCGACATCAGCAAGTTCTACGACACGATCGAGCACGACTGGCTGATGAGGTTCATCGAGCACCGGGTAGCGGACACACGGGTTGTGCGGCTCATCAAGAAGTGGCTGCACGCCGGTGTGCTGGAAGACGGCAGGTTGACGCAGAGCGAGGTGGGGACGGTTCAGGGCGGAAGCATCAGCCCGTTGCTGTCCAATATCTACCTGCACTACGCGTTCGACCTGTGGGTGAAGCAGTGGCGTGCGCGGCATGCCGAAGGCGATGTGGTCGTCGTGCGCTATGCCGATGATTGGGTCGCGGGGTTCCAGTACATCGGGGACGCTGAGCGCTTCCAGCGCGAGGTGACCGAACGGCTGGCCCGCTTCGGCCTGAAGCTGCACGAGGGCAAAACGCGGCTGATCGAGTTCGGGCGCTTTGCGCGCCAGAACTGCCGACGCCGTGGTGGAGGCAAGCCGCAGACATTCGACTTCCTGGGCTTCACGCATTGCTGCGGGAAGACACGGAAGGGAGGGTTCGCGGTTCTGAGGCTGACCAGTGCCAAGCGCATGCGCGCCAAGTTGCTGGCGCTCAAGGAGCAGTTGCGCCGACGCATGCACCAGTCCATCGCGGAACAAGGGAAGTACCTTGCCGCCGTGGTTGCCGGGCATGTTCGGTACTTCGGGGTGCCACGCAACGGGCAGCGTATTGGACGCTTCCGGTCGCATGTGGCACGCCTGTGGTATCGCGTCTTGCGCCGCCGCAGTCAGAAAAGTCGACTGCGCTGGCCGCAGATGAGCCGTCTCGTCGAGCATTGGTTGCCGCCTACTCATATATGCCATCCCTATCCGAACCAGCGTCTGATCGTTACGACCCAAGGCAGGAGCCGTATGCGGTAA
- a CDS encoding ABC transporter ATP-binding protein has protein sequence MAATTPMLDVRGLHAYYGKSHILHGVDLHVGEGEIVALLGRNGVGRSTLAKSIMGMVRCEGHILLRGKDVRGLRTFEVAHRGIGYVPENRDIFPTLTVRQNLLLGEKRNPHQPKPRWQLDDMYRLFPRLKERENTPAGVLSGGEQQMLTLCRTLMGDPDFVIIDEPTEGLAPLIVAQVGEYLKTLKARGISVLLVEQKLAIALDISQRVYVMGHGQIVFEGTPVDLKADARVRQEWLEV, from the coding sequence TGCACGGCGTCGATCTGCACGTGGGGGAGGGCGAGATCGTTGCCCTGCTCGGCCGCAACGGCGTGGGCCGCTCGACGCTGGCCAAGTCCATCATGGGCATGGTCCGCTGCGAGGGGCACATCCTGCTGCGCGGCAAGGACGTGCGCGGCCTGCGCACCTTCGAGGTGGCGCACCGGGGCATCGGCTACGTGCCCGAGAACCGCGACATCTTTCCGACCCTGACCGTGCGCCAGAACCTGCTGCTGGGCGAGAAGCGCAACCCGCACCAGCCGAAGCCGCGCTGGCAGCTCGACGACATGTACCGCCTGTTCCCCCGCCTCAAGGAGCGCGAGAACACGCCGGCCGGCGTGCTCTCCGGCGGCGAGCAGCAGATGCTGACGCTCTGCCGCACGCTGATGGGCGACCCGGATTTCGTCATCATCGACGAGCCGACCGAAGGGTTGGCGCCGCTGATCGTCGCGCAGGTTGGCGAATACCTGAAGACGCTCAAGGCGCGGGGCATCTCGGTGCTGCTGGTCGAGCAGAAGCTGGCCATCGCGTTGGACATCTCACAGCGGGTCTACGTGATGGGGCATGGCCAGATCGTCTTCGAGGGGACGCCTGTCGATCTGAAGGCGGATGCGCGGGTTCGGCAGGAGTGGCTGGAGGTCTAG